Proteins encoded together in one Riemerella anatipestifer window:
- a CDS encoding ATP-binding protein: MEISKELKEAIVETMLKDRERYGGSDTAYAKTLNIHGTVFNRLKKGEREHLLSPSQWLNIGRKLQVKLGKNTWKAVETDVYLELQDDFRFCQENAKSLILVDDCGIGKTYCAKILISKMKNAFYVDASQYKSKRLFIKALARELGSGTTGTYSEILENLKYYINALGKVFICIDEAGDLDYAAFLELKGLVNGTTSRCGWYMIGADGLRAKIKRGINNEKVGYREIFDRFSAEFRGITPDDKVQKMDFYDKLLRDVAVANLQDKSNVNAIVRQCFTKKDDKVKSLRYLETLIRTKQVA, from the coding sequence ATGGAAATTTCAAAAGAACTAAAAGAGGCAATCGTAGAGACGATGCTAAAAGATAGAGAACGCTACGGCGGAAGTGATACAGCTTATGCTAAAACACTAAATATACACGGCACTGTATTTAACCGTCTTAAAAAAGGAGAGAGAGAGCATCTTTTGTCTCCCTCCCAATGGCTAAACATCGGCAGAAAACTGCAAGTAAAGCTTGGTAAAAACACATGGAAAGCGGTAGAGACTGATGTGTATTTGGAACTGCAGGACGACTTCCGTTTTTGTCAAGAAAATGCAAAGTCGCTGATATTGGTGGACGACTGCGGTATAGGGAAAACCTATTGTGCCAAAATTCTTATTTCTAAAATGAAAAACGCCTTTTATGTAGATGCGAGCCAATATAAAAGCAAGCGTTTGTTCATCAAAGCCCTTGCAAGAGAATTAGGGAGCGGAACCACAGGTACTTATTCTGAAATACTAGAAAACCTAAAATACTACATCAATGCCCTTGGAAAAGTGTTTATCTGCATAGATGAGGCTGGCGATTTGGATTATGCCGCTTTTTTAGAGCTTAAAGGTTTAGTAAACGGTACTACGAGCAGATGTGGCTGGTATATGATAGGGGCAGACGGTTTAAGAGCTAAAATAAAAAGAGGTATCAATAATGAGAAAGTAGGCTACCGAGAAATATTTGACCGCTTTTCTGCTGAATTTAGAGGTATTACGCCCGATGATAAAGTTCAGAAAATGGACTTCTACGACAAACTTTTGAGAGATGTAGCCGTTGCCAATCTTCAAGACAAATCAAATGTAAACGCAATAGTAAGACAATGCTTTACAAAGAAAGATGACAAAGTTAAAAGCCTTAGATATTTAGAAACACTAATCAGAACTAAACAAGTAGCATAG
- a CDS encoding host-nuclease inhibitor Gam family protein gives MNKEIVEVAETYQKIDRQIEDLQSKQKPLKKQLIDYAEEHKSDFDEAFQLKFPNGTYISQRVSDVIEGTKESKQQLLEETAGLYAEIKLNEKEVLEEAPHNSRLRKLLTKLGLKVAQKETFAVYAG, from the coding sequence ATGAACAAAGAAATCGTAGAGGTAGCAGAAACCTACCAAAAAATTGACAGGCAAATCGAAGATTTGCAGTCAAAACAAAAACCGCTAAAAAAACAATTAATTGACTATGCGGAAGAACATAAATCAGACTTTGACGAGGCGTTTCAGCTGAAATTCCCCAATGGTACATACATAAGCCAGCGAGTAAGTGATGTAATAGAGGGAACCAAAGAGTCTAAACAGCAATTGCTAGAGGAAACCGCGGGCTTATACGCAGAAATTAAGCTAAATGAAAAAGAGGTATTGGAAGAAGCTCCTCATAATAGCAGGCTGAGAAAATTACTCACAAAGTTAGGCTTAAAAGTGGCACAAAAGGAAACCTTTGCGGTATACGCAGGGTAA
- a CDS encoding DUF7681 family protein → MNTKGNKMTSYDANEQNPFAKQVRRQVSDLIDDLEILRGAGKNKNIAPASSEKQRLISIAQTKLEEACMFAVKAIYAE, encoded by the coding sequence ATGAATACAAAAGGAAATAAAATGACATCGTATGATGCCAACGAGCAAAACCCATTTGCAAAGCAAGTAAGAAGACAAGTATCAGACTTGATAGATGACTTGGAGATATTAAGAGGTGCTGGAAAAAATAAAAATATAGCCCCCGCAAGCAGCGAAAAACAACGCCTTATTTCTATCGCTCAAACCAAACTGGAGGAAGCATGTATGTTTGCTGTAAAAGCAATTTATGCAGAATAA
- a CDS encoding putative dsRNA-binding protein, with translation MTNPIVKLAETCQKIYRENIITRVVKKEGLDHCPTITVEIELPDGRVFKASAENQKAAKQKAAKKALEKLR, from the coding sequence ATGACAAATCCAATTGTGAAATTGGCAGAAACATGCCAAAAAATTTACAGAGAAAACATCATCACACGAGTTGTAAAAAAAGAGGGACTAGACCATTGTCCTACCATTACGGTAGAGATAGAACTCCCCGACGGGAGAGTTTTTAAAGCCTCCGCAGAAAACCAAAAAGCAGCAAAACAAAAAGCTGCTAAAAAAGCCTTAGAAAAATTGAGGTAA
- a CDS encoding phage virion morphogenesis protein, translating to MTAEEYFEQLQRRVAQTLRELPPIIGEEVVHFAQDNFDRQSYNGEAWQKRKNPTKWGKRDEEGRALLVKTAKLRRSIRIGQVWEDKVRVVAGGADVPYAKAHNEGFSGAVEQKVNPFLRRGKKGEPIAVKGHTRTIHQNIPKRQFIGDEESSAELRQRIKNIVRIELQKTFKK from the coding sequence ATGACCGCTGAAGAATACTTTGAGCAATTACAGAGGCGAGTAGCTCAAACCTTGCGAGAACTTCCACCGATTATCGGCGAGGAAGTGGTGCATTTTGCACAGGATAATTTCGACCGTCAAAGCTACAATGGCGAGGCGTGGCAAAAACGAAAAAATCCCACTAAATGGGGAAAAAGAGACGAAGAAGGGCGAGCTTTACTTGTCAAAACTGCAAAACTAAGGCGGAGTATTCGGATTGGACAAGTGTGGGAAGATAAAGTAAGGGTAGTCGCAGGTGGGGCTGATGTTCCTTATGCTAAGGCTCATAATGAGGGATTTTCGGGAGCAGTAGAACAAAAAGTTAATCCCTTTCTAAGACGAGGTAAGAAAGGTGAACCTATCGCTGTAAAAGGGCACACCCGAACCATTCACCAAAACATTCCCAAACGCCAATTTATAGGCGACGAGGAAAGCTCGGCAGAGCTTAGACAAAGAATTAAAAATATCGTACGCATAGAACTTCAAAAAACATTTAAAAAATGA
- a CDS encoding minor capsid protein, with product MSHNNDQPDWADLLAKDWLDTIRGIYKEKTPPKDGFSTAIVKKTGKELSTAVDKGYILDGIDYGTPDFIAREVLKRNVWKFSVAKNYNDCIRLNNLLLRPDGSIRPWHEFKREAMMIVGMSNRYLKTEYDTIVAGAMMSRKWQEIQRNKHIFPFVKFMVTMDDHTSEICSPLHGIVVSVDDPFLQQYFPPNHFNCRTDVIKLRNAEPTPQRLLPYIDIPKAFLNNVGATGEIFTEQNRYIANTPKLTTDALRYIEIDGVEVSTLAKKHTTSETERPRVEREYENRIITSKALKEYFGVRVKVLPEIKAEHWAYDFHFEDVPYYGKVPDFNVNNDFWEMESYEGKFKIGKIGKIGAMIKHGQEQAKNVAIKLNHKVHLERVIKQLKELEHKEDFKFLAEQIVIVSKEGRVIYRYKKDRP from the coding sequence TTGTCGCATAACAACGACCAGCCCGACTGGGCGGATTTGTTGGCTAAGGATTGGCTGGACACCATTAGAGGTATTTACAAAGAAAAAACACCTCCAAAAGACGGCTTTTCTACGGCGATAGTGAAGAAGACCGGAAAAGAACTATCCACAGCAGTAGATAAAGGCTACATCTTGGACGGCATAGACTATGGCACGCCCGATTTTATCGCTCGAGAGGTGCTGAAACGAAATGTTTGGAAATTCTCGGTCGCAAAAAATTACAACGACTGCATTCGTCTTAATAATTTATTGCTTCGTCCCGACGGAAGCATACGCCCATGGCACGAATTTAAGCGAGAGGCGATGATGATAGTCGGAATGTCTAATCGCTATCTAAAAACAGAGTACGATACGATAGTAGCAGGAGCAATGATGAGCCGTAAATGGCAGGAAATACAACGGAATAAACACATTTTTCCGTTTGTGAAATTTATGGTAACTATGGACGACCACACTTCCGAAATATGCTCCCCGTTACATGGCATTGTGGTTTCTGTGGACGACCCTTTTTTACAGCAATATTTTCCTCCTAATCATTTCAACTGCCGAACCGATGTGATTAAGCTAAGAAATGCTGAGCCAACGCCACAGCGTTTATTGCCTTACATTGATATTCCAAAAGCCTTTTTGAATAATGTGGGTGCTACGGGCGAAATTTTCACAGAACAAAATAGATATATTGCGAATACACCCAAATTGACAACTGATGCTTTGAGATACATAGAAATAGACGGCGTGGAAGTTTCTACTTTGGCAAAAAAACATACAACCTCCGAAACAGAACGCCCAAGGGTGGAGCGTGAGTATGAGAATAGAATTATAACCTCCAAGGCTCTAAAAGAATATTTTGGTGTAAGAGTAAAAGTTTTGCCCGAAATAAAAGCTGAGCATTGGGCTTATGATTTTCATTTTGAAGATGTCCCTTACTACGGAAAAGTACCCGATTTTAATGTAAATAATGATTTCTGGGAAATGGAAAGTTACGAGGGTAAATTTAAAATTGGGAAAATTGGGAAAATTGGAGCAATGATTAAACACGGACAAGAGCAAGCCAAGAATGTTGCTATCAAATTAAATCATAAAGTCCATTTAGAAAGAGTAATAAAACAACTTAAAGAATTAGAACACAAAGAAGATTTTAAGTTTTTAGCTGAACAAATTGTAATTGTTTCAAAAGAGGGCAGAGTTATTTATAGATATAAAAAAGACCGACCATAA
- a CDS encoding phage portal protein family protein, whose protein sequence is MKNEKTNNQNQGLKISQVLVVKPERHSPLDIQNWISAISQAYRGKRQRLVELYNNLLLDGVLYEAMDKRLRAITNANLTFQKDGKEVEEMWDFMDTPEFENLLREILLSKFYGKSVIELDFSNGFKIESIDRRHLDTLNRKILKDTSSDEGFPYENDDFILNVGNDRDLGIFARTAPYAIFKRNGGADYAQFCELFGIPQLIGKYDPDDENGQREMEEAFQKRGSAGSMTMSKNSEVDTINTSQSNGAVHKEFLDHWDKQILISTQGQTMTTTDGTSLAQAKVHGETENDLQKADKIFVRRFLNQELKPRLEKRGYPVAGGFFNFIEEKREMTAKEKMELAEKVHNLTTDGVDDDYFYEEFGLPRGKKIQAEAQEPNTEEVEESEETEETKEENKVQNPKEKTPKKKKVQAKELSLFEKLKDFFAHAPR, encoded by the coding sequence ATGAAAAATGAAAAAACGAATAACCAAAATCAAGGGCTAAAAATTAGTCAAGTCTTAGTTGTAAAACCCGAACGACACAGCCCACTGGATATACAAAACTGGATTTCCGCAATATCGCAAGCGTATAGAGGAAAACGACAACGCCTCGTTGAATTATACAATAACTTATTGCTGGACGGCGTGCTTTATGAGGCGATGGACAAACGATTACGAGCCATTACCAATGCCAACCTCACTTTCCAAAAGGACGGAAAGGAAGTAGAGGAAATGTGGGACTTTATGGACACGCCCGAATTTGAAAATTTACTGCGTGAGATACTATTGTCTAAGTTTTACGGAAAGTCTGTAATTGAGTTGGATTTTTCCAACGGCTTCAAAATTGAAAGCATAGACCGAAGGCATTTAGACACGCTCAATCGTAAAATACTAAAAGACACCTCCAGCGATGAGGGCTTTCCATACGAAAACGACGATTTTATCTTGAATGTCGGAAACGATAGAGATTTAGGGATTTTCGCTCGCACCGCTCCTTACGCTATTTTTAAGAGAAACGGTGGGGCAGATTACGCCCAATTTTGCGAGCTGTTTGGCATTCCTCAACTCATCGGGAAGTATGACCCCGATGATGAGAATGGGCAGCGAGAGATGGAAGAAGCCTTCCAAAAAAGAGGCTCCGCAGGAAGTATGACCATGTCCAAAAATTCCGAAGTTGATACAATAAACACCAGCCAATCCAACGGAGCCGTCCACAAAGAATTTTTAGACCATTGGGATAAACAAATTCTAATCAGTACCCAAGGGCAAACAATGACCACAACCGACGGTACTTCGTTAGCACAAGCCAAAGTACACGGCGAAACAGAAAACGATTTACAAAAAGCCGATAAAATCTTTGTTCGGCGATTTCTCAATCAAGAGTTAAAACCAAGACTTGAAAAACGAGGTTATCCCGTGGCGGGCGGTTTCTTCAATTTCATAGAGGAAAAAAGGGAAATGACGGCAAAGGAAAAAATGGAACTTGCCGAGAAAGTACACAATCTTACAACCGACGGCGTGGACGATGATTATTTCTATGAAGAATTTGGTTTACCGAGAGGTAAGAAGATACAAGCTGAAGCCCAAGAACCCAACACCGAAGAGGTGGAAGAAAGCGAGGAAACAGAAGAAACCAAAGAGGAAAACAAAGTCCAAAATCCGAAAGAAAAAACGCCTAAAAAGAAAAAAGTACAAGCCAAAGAATTAAGCCTTTTTGAAAAGCTGAAAGATTTTTTCGCCCACGCTCCTCGGTAG
- a CDS encoding phage protein Gp36 family protein, whose protein sequence is MYIEIEELKTHCHEEELKAIIQGDETIALACIDMAIEFASTKLMKDYDVNEIFAKTGNERSPLLVKIIKDIAVWEIIGLENPSVDYQDKKFRYEQAVNWLNAVYKGMPANLPKLEETEDKVKAFSYHSNQPRQNHY, encoded by the coding sequence ATGTACATAGAAATAGAAGAGTTAAAGACGCATTGCCACGAGGAAGAACTCAAAGCAATAATCCAAGGCGATGAAACCATCGCACTTGCGTGTATAGATATGGCAATTGAGTTTGCCTCTACTAAACTAATGAAAGATTATGATGTAAACGAGATTTTCGCTAAAACGGGCAATGAACGCAGTCCTTTATTAGTGAAAATCATTAAGGATATTGCCGTCTGGGAAATCATCGGTCTTGAAAATCCAAGCGTTGATTATCAGGACAAAAAATTCCGCTACGAACAAGCGGTTAATTGGCTGAATGCCGTCTATAAAGGTATGCCCGCCAACCTCCCAAAACTGGAAGAAACCGAAGACAAAGTAAAAGCATTCAGCTATCACTCAAACCAACCAAGACAAAACCACTACTAA
- a CDS encoding DNA methyltransferase, whose protein sequence is MLANLGFNFKEEIIWDKRYVTSPLMRLSRVHETISIFTKGKGSINKVKVPYLEMKGHDIDSIITDIKRLKNTFKNTKSLNAVLEFLKNNEQTEDNIVRNDFNKNAGDGITGSSSINHNRCVTVIQSISKGLNEKSIIRNDRIVCDTFTKWGVNANKNKTGDRAVNAVQSIHFGLNEKSIIKQGRDHYTSIHPTQKPVRLLERLLALVIPRDKESKDIVVADFFAGSMSTMEAVHNMGMRGIACEIDKEYFEAGKMRIENLHQKLPLCT, encoded by the coding sequence ATTTTAGCAAATTTAGGATTTAATTTCAAAGAAGAAATTATTTGGGATAAAAGGTATGTTACGAGTCCTCTTATGCGACTAAGCCGCGTCCACGAAACCATTTCCATTTTTACGAAAGGAAAAGGAAGTATCAACAAAGTGAAAGTGCCTTACCTAGAAATGAAAGGTCATGATATAGATAGCATCATTACGGATATAAAGCGTCTTAAAAATACTTTTAAAAATACTAAATCTCTAAATGCCGTGCTGGAATTTCTTAAAAATAATGAACAAACAGAAGATAATATAGTTAGAAATGATTTTAACAAAAATGCAGGAGACGGAATTACTGGCAGTTCATCAATAAATCACAATAGATGCGTAACTGTTATACAATCTATATCCAAAGGCTTAAATGAAAAAAGTATTATCAGAAATGATAGGATAGTTTGTGATACTTTCACAAAATGGGGGGTCAATGCTAACAAAAATAAAACAGGAGATAGAGCGGTTAATGCAGTTCAATCCATTCACTTTGGTTTGAACGAAAAAAGCATCATCAAACAAGGTAGAGACCACTATACTAGCATCCACCCCACACAAAAGCCTGTGCGATTATTAGAAAGATTATTAGCATTAGTTATCCCAAGAGATAAAGAATCAAAGGATATTGTGGTAGCTGATTTCTTTGCAGGTTCAATGTCCACTATGGAAGCAGTCCATAATATGGGTATGCGGGGGATTGCTTGTGAAATTGACAAGGAATATTTTGAAGCGGGTAAAATGAGAATAGAGAATTTACATCAAAAATTACCATTATGTACATAG